Proteins encoded within one genomic window of Halococcus salifodinae DSM 8989:
- a CDS encoding universal stress protein, which yields MYDTVLIPTDGSDEARKAAQHGIELAGTLGATVHTLYVMDLPGVPRALSIRDDEEQVRREYQEYGERVTGEVDEMASDAGVECITAIKSGTIHEEIVKYADDEGVDAIVMGTGYQGRFGALLGTIAEKVVRLSTVPVISTKLSESEARSRFVDS from the coding sequence ATGTATGATACGGTTCTCATTCCGACCGACGGGAGCGACGAGGCGCGGAAGGCGGCCCAGCACGGGATCGAGCTCGCGGGGACGCTCGGCGCGACCGTCCACACGCTGTACGTGATGGATCTGCCGGGTGTGCCTCGGGCGCTCTCGATCAGGGACGACGAAGAGCAGGTCCGCAGGGAGTATCAGGAGTACGGTGAGCGCGTCACCGGAGAGGTGGACGAGATGGCAAGCGATGCCGGCGTCGAGTGTATCACCGCGATCAAAAGCGGCACGATCCACGAGGAGATCGTCAAATACGCCGACGACGAGGGCGTCGATGCGATCGTGATGGGGACCGGCTATCAGGGCCGATTCGGCGCGCTGCTCGGCACTATCGCCGAGAAAGTCGTGCGACTGTCGACCGTTCCGGTGATCTCGACCAAACTAAGCGAGAGCGAAGCACGCAGTCGATTCGTCGACTCCTGA
- a CDS encoding NAD-binding protein, with protein MANDPPETSMDAALQELFHHDDRVPFVYWREYTGTDTTVLLTAAVAVLAFVTGLSHFSQRDLAFDGPLASHLPTEWATLVPFGAVLLAFVLGGLAVGLRRRLRVAWYGTALVLPLVVLLPLVTAEPTDVLLFVLSLGTFPLVVRNRTAFDQSLDLSPFQTAAIVAFVAGQVYGTVGAYSLRANYTGIETWTDALYYIVVTGTTVGYGDATPTSQGAKLFTLSAIIIGTGTFAVASGSLIVPAIESRVSAAFGTMTASELALMEDHVVVLGYGDLTEPLVDELVATTDVVVVTPDADTASALDEEDVNVLTADPTDEEALLDARIDAASGVVAATSDDAQDTLAVLAGREVNPDVRIVAAATDHGHVGKLERVGADEVISPSVIVGRRLGRSVLGDTDASDDETDTNTTNDPENGGNGNAT; from the coding sequence GTGGCGAACGATCCCCCCGAAACGTCGATGGACGCCGCTCTCCAGGAGCTGTTCCACCACGACGACAGGGTGCCGTTCGTCTACTGGCGGGAGTACACGGGAACGGATACTACGGTACTGCTGACTGCGGCGGTCGCGGTCCTCGCGTTCGTCACCGGCCTCTCGCATTTCAGTCAGCGCGACCTCGCGTTCGATGGTCCGCTCGCATCGCACCTCCCGACCGAATGGGCGACCCTCGTCCCGTTCGGAGCCGTACTCCTCGCGTTCGTGCTCGGGGGGCTCGCGGTGGGGCTCCGCCGTCGCCTCCGGGTCGCGTGGTACGGCACGGCCCTCGTGCTCCCGCTGGTGGTGTTGTTACCGCTCGTGACGGCGGAGCCGACCGACGTCCTGCTGTTCGTGCTGTCGCTCGGCACGTTCCCGCTCGTCGTGCGGAACCGGACCGCGTTCGATCAGTCGCTCGATCTCTCGCCGTTCCAGACCGCCGCCATCGTGGCGTTCGTCGCGGGTCAGGTGTACGGCACCGTCGGGGCGTACAGCCTCCGCGCGAACTACACCGGTATCGAGACGTGGACCGACGCCCTCTACTACATCGTCGTCACCGGAACCACCGTCGGCTACGGCGACGCGACGCCGACCAGCCAGGGGGCCAAACTGTTTACGCTCTCGGCGATCATCATCGGTACCGGTACGTTCGCCGTCGCCTCGGGATCGCTCATCGTCCCGGCGATCGAATCCCGGGTGTCGGCCGCGTTCGGCACCATGACAGCCTCGGAACTCGCACTCATGGAGGATCACGTCGTGGTTCTCGGCTACGGCGATCTCACGGAACCGCTGGTCGACGAGCTGGTGGCCACGACCGACGTGGTTGTCGTGACACCCGACGCCGACACGGCGTCGGCGCTCGACGAGGAGGACGTGAACGTGCTTACTGCGGACCCGACCGACGAGGAGGCACTGCTCGATGCGCGGATCGACGCCGCGAGCGGGGTGGTGGCCGCGACCAGCGACGACGCCCAGGACACCCTCGCGGTGCTCGCCGGACGGGAGGTAAACCCCGACGTCCGAATCGTCGCGGCGGCGACCGACCACGGCCACGTCGGCAAACTCGAACGCGTGGGTGCCGACGAGGTCATCAGCCCGTCGGTCATCGTCGGCCGTCGCCTCGGCCGCTCCGTCCTCGGCGATACCGACGCGTCGGACGACGAGACGGACACGAACACGACGAACGACCCCGAGAACGGTGGGAACGGAAACGCGACGTGA